In Macadamia integrifolia cultivar HAES 741 chromosome 13, SCU_Mint_v3, whole genome shotgun sequence, one DNA window encodes the following:
- the LOC122058956 gene encoding uncharacterized protein LOC122058956 isoform X2 yields MGNGGCVDGQLVTILSGSPVPLIGLYIAVATLDNESNLTSIMEAAFRQNTIGGAMLSLMFLEADPLNHWISIKAESEMTRWKNKYERDTQPTHLIQLISKWPIFASNKSECGALFIRKLEAKGEGFLQGSTDTAFLREIFEIEYKYKVSCISILVLSRILEELMPSSRGESLMHSLKALDESFESICFVDQKITDTPNMLDEARWMSANDVWAQCENPNHWFQTKIISPAFKSFSLKKSESLQLHSALGCLEHAAQAVKKEFRQNFKEFRTFPVLPLAEKHMGLIAMEFVIICEFLQEQNYESVNHLFDFLEMCFVKMLCSTLSSLPLAIMKELEDGDNPTELSEGRVRKALKFLHVLELLEGRIEWSWPPKFDPKSRQANDVQAEPNQTTRQHYYNCSCS; encoded by the exons atGGGCAACGGAGGTTGTGTGGATGGGCAGCTAGTCACCATATTGTCTGGTTCACCTGTTCCTTTAATCGGCCTCTATATCGCAGTTGCAACATTG GATAATGAAAGCAATCTTACTTCAATAATGGAGGCTGCTTTTCGTCAAAACACAATAGGGGGTGCTATGTTATCATTAATGTTTTTGGAAGCAGACCCTCTCAACCATTGGATAAGTATAAAGGCCGAGAGTGAAATGACGAGATGGAAAAATAAGTATGAGAGAGACACTCAACCAACTCATCTCATCCAATTAATATCCAAATGGCCCATTTTTGCTTCTAATAAATCAGAATGTGGTGCcctttttataagaaaattagaagctaaagGGGAAGGATTTTTACAAGGATCTACCGACACAGCATTTTTGAGAGAAATATTCGAAATCGAATACAAGTACAAAGTTTCATGCATATCAATCCTAGTTCTTTCAAGAATTCTTGAAGAATTGATGCCATCTTCCCGTGGAGAATCTCTAATGCACAGCTTAAAAGCCTTAGATGAATCATTTGAATCCATTTGTTTTGTCGACCAGAAGATTACTGATACTCCCAACATGTTAGATGAAGCAAGATGGATGTCAGCAAATGATGTGTGGGCTCAATGTGAGAATCCCAACCACTGGTTCCAAACTAAGATCATCTCGCCTGCATTTAAGAGTTTCTCATTGAAGAAATCCGAATCATTACAGCTACATTCTGCCCTTGGGTGTCTTGAGCATGCTGCTCAAGCTGTAAAAAAAGAGTTCAGGCAAAATTTTAAGGAGTTTAGAACTTTTCCTGTCTTGCCGTTGGCTGAAAAGCACATGGGTTTGATCGCAATGGAGTTTGTAATCATTTGTGAATTCCTTCAAGAGCAAAATTATGAATCAGTGAATCATCTATTTGATTTCTTAGAAATGTGTTTCGTAAAGATGCTTTGTTCTACACTCTCCAGTCTCCCACTTGCCATAATGAAGGAGCTCGAGGATGGAGATAATCCAACGGAACTAAGTGAAGGAAGAGTCAGAAAAGCCCTAAAATTCCTTCATGTACTTGAGTTGTTAGAGGGCAGAATCGAATGGTCATGGCCACCCAAATTTGACCCTAAAAGTCGTCAAGCAAATGATGTTCAAGCTGAGCCTAACCAAACTACCAGGCAACACTACTACAACTGCAGTTGTTCCTGA
- the LOC122058956 gene encoding uncharacterized protein LOC122058956 isoform X1 yields MGNGGCVDGQLVTILSGSPVPLIGLYIAVATLVCSFCMTFDLVYGLFIRKKPLIPCKLFSMNAFTMMLLAIATKIPVDLTTPMPRAEDQLSKLTGTALLCTTLGYYMPSLGTMSTSEHYSNMAALSVMVISMVVNVCIQIGTGVIFAFTIEHIIIMVCILVLLLLMWSSSIAFRGQKFYSSNIYKALMCAEKAKEAKGLQGMKSLLEKVHELNYIGNPQILLCRTWHHHTFGLLCTLSSTVVLQAMFRLFILKNMRLCSSGGGGGVSDYRWSIPIIVVAQFLTIVVGTFSIIYRWLSFLSHMERENADTFLQPIQELEYLKLKTFLSSRFPITKKLSRIFLVAKNFIMDVLIWTQIVLNKCSRSFIGLPIYVIKNFLKSIITFSLIIFCNYTNQDNESNLTSIMEAAFRQNTIGGAMLSLMFLEADPLNHWISIKAESEMTRWKNKYERDTQPTHLIQLISKWPIFASNKSECGALFIRKLEAKGEGFLQGSTDTAFLREIFEIEYKYKVSCISILVLSRILEELMPSSRGESLMHSLKALDESFESICFVDQKITDTPNMLDEARWMSANDVWAQCENPNHWFQTKIISPAFKSFSLKKSESLQLHSALGCLEHAAQAVKKEFRQNFKEFRTFPVLPLAEKHMGLIAMEFVIICEFLQEQNYESVNHLFDFLEMCFVKMLCSTLSSLPLAIMKELEDGDNPTELSEGRVRKALKFLHVLELLEGRIEWSWPPKFDPKSRQANDVQAEPNQTTRQHYYNCSCS; encoded by the coding sequence atGGGCAACGGAGGTTGTGTGGATGGGCAGCTAGTCACCATATTGTCTGGTTCACCTGTTCCTTTAATCGGCCTCTATATCGCAGTTGCAACATTGGTATGCTCCTTTTGCATGACTTTTGATCTGGTGTATGGATTATTCATTCGTAAGAAGcctttgataccatgtaaattGTTCTCTATGAACGCATTCACCATGATGCTGCTAGCAATAGCCACTAAAATCCCAGTTGATCTTACCACACCTATGCCTAGAGCTGAGGATCAGCTCTCCAAGCTCACTGGGACTGCATTGCTGTGCACCACACTGGGGTATTATATGCCCTCACTAGGGACTATGAGCACATCCGAGCACTACAGCAACATGGCAGCATTGAGTGTGATGGTGATTAGTATGGTTGTTAATGTGTGTATACAAATAGGCACAGGTGTGATCTTTGCCTTCACAATTGAACACATCATCATCATGGTTTGTATCTTAGTATTGCTTTTGTTGATGTGGTCATCTTCTATAGCATTTAGAGGCCAAAAATTTTACTCAAGTAATATTTATAAGGCTTTAATGTGTGCCGAAAAAGCCAAAGAAGCAAAGGGCTTGCAGGGAATGAAAAGTTTATTAGAGAAGGTTCATGAACTCAACTATATTGGCAACCCTCAGATATTGTTATGTCGAACTTGGCATCATCACACTTTTGGCTTACTATGTACCCTTTCTTCAACAGTTGTCTTACAAGCCATGTTCAGGTTGTTTATCCTAAAAAACATGAGGTTAtgtagtagtggtggtggtggtggtgtttcTGACTACAGATGGTCGATTCCCATCATAGTTGTGGCCCAATTTCTAACTATTGTTGTGGGAACTTTTTCAATCATCTATAGATGGCTCTCTTTTCTCAGCCATATGGAACGAGAAAATGCCGATACGTTTTTACAACCAATACAAGAATTAGAATATCTGAAGTTGAAGACCTTCTTATCTTCTAGGTTCCCCATCACTAAAAAACTCTCCAGGATCTTTCTAGTGGCAAAAAACTTTATCATGGATGTGCTTATATGGACCCAAATTGTGTTGAATAAATGCAGCAGAAGCTTTATTGGGCTCCCAATTTATGTTATTAAGAATTTCTTGAAAAGTATAATTACATTTAGTCTGATTATCTTCTGCAACTATACAAATCAGGATAATGAAAGCAATCTTACTTCAATAATGGAGGCTGCTTTTCGTCAAAACACAATAGGGGGTGCTATGTTATCATTAATGTTTTTGGAAGCAGACCCTCTCAACCATTGGATAAGTATAAAGGCCGAGAGTGAAATGACGAGATGGAAAAATAAGTATGAGAGAGACACTCAACCAACTCATCTCATCCAATTAATATCCAAATGGCCCATTTTTGCTTCTAATAAATCAGAATGTGGTGCcctttttataagaaaattagaagctaaagGGGAAGGATTTTTACAAGGATCTACCGACACAGCATTTTTGAGAGAAATATTCGAAATCGAATACAAGTACAAAGTTTCATGCATATCAATCCTAGTTCTTTCAAGAATTCTTGAAGAATTGATGCCATCTTCCCGTGGAGAATCTCTAATGCACAGCTTAAAAGCCTTAGATGAATCATTTGAATCCATTTGTTTTGTCGACCAGAAGATTACTGATACTCCCAACATGTTAGATGAAGCAAGATGGATGTCAGCAAATGATGTGTGGGCTCAATGTGAGAATCCCAACCACTGGTTCCAAACTAAGATCATCTCGCCTGCATTTAAGAGTTTCTCATTGAAGAAATCCGAATCATTACAGCTACATTCTGCCCTTGGGTGTCTTGAGCATGCTGCTCAAGCTGTAAAAAAAGAGTTCAGGCAAAATTTTAAGGAGTTTAGAACTTTTCCTGTCTTGCCGTTGGCTGAAAAGCACATGGGTTTGATCGCAATGGAGTTTGTAATCATTTGTGAATTCCTTCAAGAGCAAAATTATGAATCAGTGAATCATCTATTTGATTTCTTAGAAATGTGTTTCGTAAAGATGCTTTGTTCTACACTCTCCAGTCTCCCACTTGCCATAATGAAGGAGCTCGAGGATGGAGATAATCCAACGGAACTAAGTGAAGGAAGAGTCAGAAAAGCCCTAAAATTCCTTCATGTACTTGAGTTGTTAGAGGGCAGAATCGAATGGTCATGGCCACCCAAATTTGACCCTAAAAGTCGTCAAGCAAATGATGTTCAAGCTGAGCCTAACCAAACTACCAGGCAACACTACTACAACTGCAGTTGTTCCTGA